A stretch of DNA from Variovorax paradoxus:
ATTGCCACGGCCAACAACCGCGACAAGGGCGTGAATGAACTCTCGAGCGCGCTCAAGCGCCGCTTCAACACCGTGGTGCTGCCCGTGCCGTCGAGCGAAGCCGAAGAAGTCCAGATCGTCGTCAAGCGCGTGTCCGAGCTGGGCCGCGCGCTCGCGCTGCCGGCCGAGCCGCCCGCGCTGCAGGAAGTGCGCCGCGTGGTGCAGATCTTCCGCGAGCTGCGCAACGGCCAGACCGAAGACGGCAAGACGCGCATCAAGTCGCCCACCTCCACGCTCTCGACCGCCGAGGCCATCTCGGTCATCAACAGCGGCATGGCGCTGGCCGGCCACTTCGGCGACGGCGTGCTGCGCTCGGCCGACGTGGCTTCGGGCCTGATCGGCGCCGTCATCAAGGACCCGGTGCAGGACCAGGTGGTGTGGAAGGAATACCTCGAGACCGTGGTGAAGGAACGGGCCGACTGGAAGGACCTGTACCGCGCCTGCCGCGAACAACTCTGACGCGAGCCAGCGCATGAGCACGAGCGCGGCGCCTTCGCCGCTGCACTACTTCGGCATCCGCCACCACGGCCCCGGCTGTGCGCGCAGCCTGCTGCGCGCCTTCGAGTCGCTGCAGCCCGACTGCATCCTCGTCGAGGGCCCGCCCGAGGCCGAGCCGCTGCTGTCCTTTCTCGCGCATGCCGACCTGCAACCGCCGGTCGCGGTGCTGATCCACGCGAGCGAAGACACGGGCCTGGCCGCGTTCTATCCTTTCGCCACCTTCTCGCCCGAGTGGCAGGCGCTGCAATGGGGCGCCGCGCGCGGCGTGCCCACGCGCTTCATCGACCTGCCGCAGGCGCACCGCATGGCCATCGAGCAGGTCGCACGCGCAGCCGACGAGGCCAAGGCCGCAGAGCCTGTCGACACACCACTCGACGATGACGAGACCGACACGGTGCCCCTCGTTGAAACGGTCGAAGCCCCCGAGGAAGAACACGCCGCGCACACGTTGCCCGACGACCCCTTCGACTGGCTCGCCCACGCTGCCGGCTATGCCGACGGCGAGAGCTGGTGGAACCACATGGTCGAGGAACGCGGCGACGGCGAAGACCTGTTCGGCGCCATCGCCGAAGCCATGACCGCCGTGCGCGCCGAAACGCCCGAAGACCGGCGCGGCGTGCGCGCGATGGAACGCGAGCAGCGGCGCGAAGCCTTCATGCGGCAATCGATCCGCGAAGCCGTGAAGGCCGGCCACCAGCGCATCGCCGTCGTCTGCGGTGCGTGGCACGTGCCTGCGCTGCAGGGCGCGGCCACCGCCAAGGCCGATGCGGCGCTGCTCAAGGGCCTGCCCAAGCTCAAGGTGCTCGCGACCTGGGTACCGTGGACGTACCGGCACCTCACGAGCGCCAGCGGCTACGGCGCCGGCATCGATTCGCCGGGCTGGTACGAGCACCTGTGGCAGCAGGGGCACGAGGTGGCGGGGCGCAGCACCGGGTGGCTCGCACGCGTCGCGCGCTTGCTGCGCGAGCACGACCTCGACTGCTCCTCCGCCCACCTCATCGAGGCCACGCGCCTGGCCGACACGCTCGCCGCATTGCGCGAGCGCCCCGCGCCCGGCCTGCCCGAGCTCGACGAGGCCGTGCGCAGCGTGATCTGCATGGGCGAGCAGGCGCCGCTCACGCTCATCCGCGAACGCCTCACGGTCGGCGACCGCATGGGCCAGGTGCCGGCCGACGTGCCCACCGTGCCGCTGCAGCGCGACCTCGAACAGGCGCAGAAAAGCCTGCGCCTCAAGCCCGAGGCCACCGCGAAGACGCTCGACCTCGACCTGCGCCAGCCCAACGACCTCGCACGCAGCCACCTGCTGCACCGCCTGCGCCTGCTCGACCTGCCATGGGGCGAGGTCACCGCCGGCCAGCGCGCGAGCCGCGGCACCTTCCACGAGGTGTGGCAGCTGCAGTGGCAGCCCGAGTTCGCGCTGCGCGTCATCGAGGCCAGCCGCTTCGGCGCTACGGTGGCACACGCCGCCAGCGCGCGCGTGATGGAAGGGCTGGCGGCCGAGACCTCGCTCACCGTGCTCGCAGAGCAGGTCGACACCGTGCTGCTCGCCGACCTGCCCGTGGCCGTGCAGGCCGTGACCCGCGCGCTCGAAGACCGCGCCGCGCTCACCGGCGACGCCGTGCAGCTCATCGGCGCCGTGCCGCCGCTGGCCAACGTGTTCCGCTACGGCAGCGTGCGCCAGACCGACAGCGCGCTGCTCTCGCACGTGCTCGACAGCCTCATCGTGCGCGGCGCCATCGGCCTGCCGATTGCGTGCGGCGCGCTCGACGCCGAAGCCGCCGAGTCGCTGCGTATCCGCCTCATCGGCGCGCACGACGCGGTGCGCCTGCGTGATGGCGAAGAAACCACCACCGCCTGGCGCAACGCATTGCGTGCTATCGCCTTCGGCGAAACCGGCGCGCCGCTGCTGCGCGGCGTGAGCTGCCGGCTGCTGCTCGACGACGCGCAGATCGGCAGCGACGGCGCCTCGCAGCAACTGGCGCGCAACCTCTCGGCCGGCGCACCGCCGACCGATGCGGCGGCATGGCTCGAAGGCTTTCTCAACCGCAACGCGATGGTGCTGCTGCACGACGATGCCGTGTGGTCGCTGGTCGACGGCTGGCTCGCGGGGCTCGGTGAAGACCACTTCGTGCAGGTGCTGCCGCTGGTGCGGCGCAGCTTCGCGGACTTCTCGGGCGCCGACCGGCGCGCGCTCGGCGAACGCGCCAAGCGCGGTGCGGTCGGCGGCACCTTGCCGTCTGCCGTGGCTGCCACCAACTGGGACGAATCACGCGCGGTGCTCGCGCTGCCGCTGCTGCGGGAACTGCTGGGAGTGAAGGCATGAGCGCGAATCCAATGCCCATCGACGACGAAGAACAAACCCTGCCGCCCACCGACCGGCTGCAGCGCTGGCGCCTCGTGCTCGGCAGCGAAGCCAACGCCAGCTGCGGCGCCATCGAAGGCCGCGTGCGCGAGATCGACCAGGCACTCGCCGCGCTCTACGAAGCTGATGGCCGGCGCGGCCTCGGCCAGGGTGGGCAGCGCGGCGGCCGCGGCGATTCGGCGCCCAGCGTGGCGCGCTGGCTCGGCGACATCCGCAAGTACTTTCCGAGCCAGGTGGTGCAGGTCATGCAGCGCGACGCGATGGAGCGGCTCAACCTGCGCCAGATGCTGTTGCAGCCCGAGATGCTCGAGAACGCGCAGCCCGACGTGCACCTGGTGGCCAACCTCGTGGCACTGGCGAGCGTGATCCCGGCCGGCACGAAGGACACGGCGCGCGCCGTGGTGCGCAAGGTGGTCGACGAGCTCATGAAGAAGCTCGAGGAGCCGATGCGCAGCGCCGTGAGCGGCGCGCTCAACCGCAGCCAGCGCAACCGCCGCCCGCGCCATTCGGAGATCGACTGGCACCGCACCATCCGCGCCAACCTGCGCCACTGGCAGCCCGAGTACCGCACCGTGGTGCCGCAGACGCTGATCGGCTACGGGCGCAAGGCGCGCCAGCCGCAGCGCGAAGTGATCCTGTGCATCGACCAGAGCGGATCGATGGCCGCGTCGGTCGTGTATTCGAGCATCTTCGGCGCGGTGATGGCGAGCCTGCCGGCGGTGTCGACCAAGCTGGTGGTGTTCGACACCGCCGTGGTCGACATGACCGAGCAGTTGCAAGACCCGGTCGACCTGCTGTTCGGCGTGCAGCTGGGCGGCGGCACGGACATCAACGGCGCCGTGGGCTACTGCCAGACGCTGGTGCGCGAGCCGCGCAACACCATCCTGATCCTCATCTCCGACCTGTACGAAGGCGGCGTGGAAGACGGCCTGCTGCGCCGCGCCCACCAGCTGGTGGAGGCCGGCGTGCAGTTCATCGCGCTGCTGGCGCTCAGCGACGAGGGCGCGCCCTCGTACGACCGCGACCTGGCCGCCAAGCTCGCCGCGCTGGGCGTGCCCTCGTTCGCCTGCACGCCCGATGCGTTCCCCGGGCTCATGGCCGCGGCCATCAAGCGCGAGGACGTGTCGACCTGGGCCGCAGGGCAGGGCTTGAAGACCAGCCGCGCGGCCTGACGCGAGAGACGATGACGGCGCTCAGCGCGCCGCGTCGTCGTCGCTCGGGAGGAACGCGTCGCCCGGCGTCAGCGGTGCGTGGCGGTAGCTGGCCGGCGTGCGGCTGAGCTTCACCGGCGCGCCGATGCCGCGGTAGCCGCCTTCCATCTCCACCACCATCTCGCGGTGCAGCGTGTGCGGGTGCTGCAGCGCAGCCGCCACGGGCAGCACGGGCGCGGCGGGCACGCCGGCGGCCATCAGCTGGTCGACCAGCGTGCGGCCGTCGAAGGCGGCGAGCGCGGCTTCGAGCTGCTGCTTGAGGCCGTCGCGGTTCACAGAGCGCGCGCCGGCAGTGCGGTACAGCGGGTCGTCGGACAGCGCGGGCAGGCCGATGCAGCGGCAGAAGCTCGCGAACTGGCGGTCGTTGCCCACGGCCACGAAGATCGGGTCGGTGCCCGTGGCCAGCGCGTCGTAGGGATAGATGTTGGGGTGCGCGTTGCCGGTGCGGCGCGGCGCCGTGCCGTCCATGAACCAGTTGGCTGCGTGCGGGTGCAGCAGCGAGAGGCCGCTGTCGTACAGCGCCGCTTCGACGAACTGGCCACGTCCGCTGCGATTCCGCTCTTGCAGTGCGAGCAGCACGCCGATGACGGCGTTGAGCCCGGTCACCATGTCGACCACCGGCAGGCCCACGCGCAGCGGGCCGCCGTCGGCCTCGCCGTTGATGCTCATGATGCCGGTCATGGCCTGCACGGCGGCGTCGTAGCCCGGCAGCGCGCCCAGCGGGCCATCGGCGCCGAAGCCCGACACGCGGCACCACACCAGGCGCGGAAAGCGCTGCGACAGCGCCTCGTAGCCGATGCCCCAGCGCTCCATCGTGCCGGTCTTGAAGTTCTCGATCAGCACGTCGGCCTCGGCCACCAGCGTGAGCAGCGCATCGCGGCCTTCTTCGGTCGAGAAGTCCAGGTGCTGCACGCGCTTGTTGCGGTTCAGCCCGTGGTAGTACGAGGCCACGC
This window harbors:
- a CDS encoding VWA domain-containing protein, with amino-acid sequence MSANPMPIDDEEQTLPPTDRLQRWRLVLGSEANASCGAIEGRVREIDQALAALYEADGRRGLGQGGQRGGRGDSAPSVARWLGDIRKYFPSQVVQVMQRDAMERLNLRQMLLQPEMLENAQPDVHLVANLVALASVIPAGTKDTARAVVRKVVDELMKKLEEPMRSAVSGALNRSQRNRRPRHSEIDWHRTIRANLRHWQPEYRTVVPQTLIGYGRKARQPQREVILCIDQSGSMAASVVYSSIFGAVMASLPAVSTKLVVFDTAVVDMTEQLQDPVDLLFGVQLGGGTDINGAVGYCQTLVREPRNTILILISDLYEGGVEDGLLRRAHQLVEAGVQFIALLALSDEGAPSYDRDLAAKLAALGVPSFACTPDAFPGLMAAAIKREDVSTWAAGQGLKTSRAA
- a CDS encoding DUF5682 family protein, yielding MSTSAAPSPLHYFGIRHHGPGCARSLLRAFESLQPDCILVEGPPEAEPLLSFLAHADLQPPVAVLIHASEDTGLAAFYPFATFSPEWQALQWGAARGVPTRFIDLPQAHRMAIEQVARAADEAKAAEPVDTPLDDDETDTVPLVETVEAPEEEHAAHTLPDDPFDWLAHAAGYADGESWWNHMVEERGDGEDLFGAIAEAMTAVRAETPEDRRGVRAMEREQRREAFMRQSIREAVKAGHQRIAVVCGAWHVPALQGAATAKADAALLKGLPKLKVLATWVPWTYRHLTSASGYGAGIDSPGWYEHLWQQGHEVAGRSTGWLARVARLLREHDLDCSSAHLIEATRLADTLAALRERPAPGLPELDEAVRSVICMGEQAPLTLIRERLTVGDRMGQVPADVPTVPLQRDLEQAQKSLRLKPEATAKTLDLDLRQPNDLARSHLLHRLRLLDLPWGEVTAGQRASRGTFHEVWQLQWQPEFALRVIEASRFGATVAHAASARVMEGLAAETSLTVLAEQVDTVLLADLPVAVQAVTRALEDRAALTGDAVQLIGAVPPLANVFRYGSVRQTDSALLSHVLDSLIVRGAIGLPIACGALDAEAAESLRIRLIGAHDAVRLRDGEETTTAWRNALRAIAFGETGAPLLRGVSCRLLLDDAQIGSDGASQQLARNLSAGAPPTDAAAWLEGFLNRNAMVLLHDDAVWSLVDGWLAGLGEDHFVQVLPLVRRSFADFSGADRRALGERAKRGAVGGTLPSAVAATNWDESRAVLALPLLRELLGVKA
- a CDS encoding CaiB/BaiF CoA transferase family protein — translated: MTSPQSALAGIRVLDISRILGGPYCGQILGDHGADVLKVEPPQGDDTRTWGPPFKEGVASYYHGLNRNKRVQHLDFSTEEGRDALLTLVAEADVLIENFKTGTMERWGIGYEALSQRFPRLVWCRVSGFGADGPLGALPGYDAAVQAMTGIMSINGEADGGPLRVGLPVVDMVTGLNAVIGVLLALQERNRSGRGQFVEAALYDSGLSLLHPHAANWFMDGTAPRRTGNAHPNIYPYDALATGTDPIFVAVGNDRQFASFCRCIGLPALSDDPLYRTAGARSVNRDGLKQQLEAALAAFDGRTLVDQLMAAGVPAAPVLPVAAALQHPHTLHREMVVEMEGGYRGIGAPVKLSRTPASYRHAPLTPGDAFLPSDDDAAR